A genome region from Musa acuminata AAA Group cultivar baxijiao chromosome BXJ3-5, Cavendish_Baxijiao_AAA, whole genome shotgun sequence includes the following:
- the LOC135638547 gene encoding uncharacterized protein LOC135638547 codes for MDCNKEEAFRAREIAERKMQNKDFSGARKIAQKAQRLFPVLENISQMLTVCEVHCSANVKVNGEMDWYGILQVEPTADYSSVRKQYRRLALLLHPDKNQFAGAEPAFKLIGEAHMTLSDQEKRHLYDIKRNATFKPALSGQLAPRMRKSSYAATSGFSAVNFNGLNLQQQQPSCFAAAQTFWTICSGCKIRYQYYQSILNKSICCQNFLKPFVAHDLNAKAVPSEENIGQSWIDSGNPQQQIPVEQTNNVHWHNHPGSTSSHMGLKVSLGGGLEIKIEHGGGGPANVATDVKMNDKGGESSEVKFGKMNTKETNHGKQAAKPSTTNSSQKRAREVAAMDSDGTSVEDITIEVDGHQAKHLSSFFAPRRSGRLKQNINYNKVGNEDDFNFVSPPHCKRLRGDLLGGADGHETEISHANADRVTSGVNVTNFADDNMEKNHKEDARSEEKQPCASKGVKIGESKQDTVMKEKSGTRTEWNLNSTSNTLPEHGRVTYPDTEFWDFEELRHENAFAVDQIWAVYDNLDGMPRFYARIRHVYAPHFKLRLAWLEHNPLNEVEMAWSDGDLPVGCGNYILGSSQFTEDRLMFSHVVSSEKGKRRNSYTIYPRKGEVWALFKDWKIGWSFDAQNKLYDYEVVEVLSDFAVASGISVIPLVKIEGFVSLFMRAKEKRMAPYKIPPNEILRFSHNIPSYRLTGTEKESIPQGCLELDPASLPTNFSESFPSISFCSNTSRIGNLNEFSGLRFRPTTDEEEPGLSMENDISQSSSPNGVKCVGDAKQYQTTEIHHSDAWRNAQNGTDRSETGNIVEDNLDARDINNNAAENEKLSSMSSLSPLTYECPEADFHNFDQQKLIGNIQRGQIWAVYSDIDKYPKYYAQVKKVELEEYRVHVAWLEACPVLVEQVRWIEEGMPIACGTFKVERQSMIFDNVDIFSHLVQAKPAGKRNQYVILPSCGEIWAVYKNWNANWKHSDLENCEYDVVEICECTDAGMKVRLLMKVSGYRSIFKPEIEGKAVTMEIPNDKYITFSHKIPAFRLTNEIGGKLQGYWELDTASVPEILLFSDNERCRK; via the coding sequence ATGGACTGCAACAAGGAAGAGGCTTTCAGAGCCAGGGAAATTGCAGAGAGGAAGATGCAAAACAAAGATTTCAGTGGGGCACGAAAGATTGCTCAAAAGGCTCAACGCCTTTTCCCTGTGCTTGAGAACATCTCTCAGATGTTAACTGTTTGTGAAGTTCATTGCTCTGCCAATGTCAAAGTTAATGGAGAAATGGATTGGTATGGAATTCTGCAAGTGGAGCCAACAGCAGATTATTCATCTGTCAGGAAACAGTACCGAAGGCTTGCACTTTTACTTCATCCTGATAAAAACCAGTTTGCAGGTGCTGAGCCTGCCTTTAAATTGATTGGAGAAGCACATATGACTTTGTCTGATCAAGAAAAACGACACCTTTATGACATCAAAAGGAATGCTACCTTCAAACCTGCCCTGTCCGGACAGTTGGCTCCACGGATGAGGAAGAGCTCTTATGCTGCTACAAGTGGTTTTAGCGCTGTGAACTTTAATGGTTTAAACCTACAACAGCAGCAGCCATCATGTTTTGCTGCTGCCCAGACTTTCTGGACTATCTGCTCTGGTTGTAAAATTAGATACCAATACTATCAGAGCAtattgaacaagtccatatgctgTCAGAATTTTTTGAAACCTTTTGTTGCACATgatttaaatgcaaaagctgTACCTTCTGAGGAAAACATAGGCCAATCATGGATCGATTCTGGAAACCCACAGCAGCAgattccagttgagcaaactaacAATGTCCACTGGCACAATcatcctggaagtacctcttctcATATGGGCCTTAAGGTAAGTTTAGGTGGAGGGTTAGAGATCAAAATTGAGCATGGAGGTGGTGGACCTGCAAATGTGGCAACAGATGTCAAGATGAATGATAAAGGTGGTGAAAGTAGTGAGGTTAAGTTTGGAAAAATGAACACCAAGGAAACAAATCATGGAAAGCAGGCTGCTAAGCCTTCAACTACAAATTCTAGTCAGAAGAGGGCCAGAGAGGTGGCTGCCATGGATTCAGATGGCACCAGTGTTGAAGACATAACTATTGAGGTTGATGGTCATCAAGCAAAGCATTTGTCTTCATTTTTTGCCCCAAGAAGGTCGGGCAGGCTCAAGCAGAATATTAACTATAACAAAGTCGGAAATGAAGATGATTTTAACTTTGTAAGTCCTCCACATTGTAAAAGGTTGAGGGGTGACTTACTAGGTGGTGCTGATGGGcatgaaactgaaatttctcatgcTAATGCTGATAGGGTTACTTCAGGAGTCAATGTTACTAATTTTGCTGATGACAATATGGAGAAGAACCATAAAGAAGATGCCCGCTCTGAAGAGAAACAACCATGTGCAAGTAAAGGGGTTAAAATAGGAGAAAGCAAACAAGACACAGTTATGAAGGAGAAGTCAGGGACCAGAACCGAATGGAATCTTAATTCTACCTCCAACACCTTACCTGAACATGGCAGAGTCACGTATCCTGATACAGAATTTTGGGACTTTGAAGAGCTTAGGCATGAAAATGCATTTGCAGTTGATCAGATATGGGCTGTTTATGATAATCTGGATGGGATGCCTCGATTCTATGCACGAATTCGTCATGTTTATGCTCCACATTTCAAGTTGCGGCTTGCTTGGCTTGAGCATAATCCCTTAAATGAAGTTGAGATGGCTTGGTCTGATGGGGATTTGCCAGTCGGTTGTGGGAATTATATACTTGGATCCTCACAGTTTACCGAAGACCGGTTGATGTTCTCACATGTTGTGTCTtcggaaaaagggaaaagaaggaaCTCATATACTATATATCCTAGAAAGGGTGAGGTTTGGGCTCTTTTCAAGGACTGGAAGATTGGGTGGAGCTTTGATGCTCAAAATAAGCTCTATGATTATGAAGTTGTAGAAGTCCTTTCAGATTTTGCAGTGGCAAGTGGAATTAGTGTGATTCCCTTAGTTAAGATAGAAGGATTTGTGAGCTTGTTTATGCGAGCAAAAGAGAAGCGTATGGCCCCATACAAGATACCACCCAATGAAATTCTTAGATTTTCTCATAACATCCCTTCTTACAGGTTGACTGGGacagaaaaagaaagtattcCTCAAGGTTGTCTGGAACTTGATCCTGCATCTCTTCCTACCAACTTTTCAGAGTCATTTCCTTCTATTAGTTTCTGCAGCAATACAAGTAGAATtgggaatttgaatgaatttagtGGTTTGCGTTTTAGGCCCACAACCGATGAGGAGGAACCTGGACTTAGTATGGAGAACGACATAAGTCAGAGTTCGTCTCCTAATGGTGTGAAGTGTGTTGGTGATGCAAAACAATATCAAACAACTGAAATCCACCATTCAGACGCTTGGAGGAATGCCCAAAATGGTACAGACCGGTCTGAAACAGGGAATATTGTGGAAGACAACTTAGATGCCAGAGACATAAATAATAATGCTGCTGAAAATGAAAAATTGTCTTCAATGTCATCTTTAAGCCCCCTCACCTACGAATGTCCTGAGGCAGATTTTCACAACTTTGACCAACAGAAGTTGATTGGAAACATCCAACGAGGTCAGATTTGGGCAGTTTACAGTGACATAGATAAGTATCCCAAGTACTATGCACAGGTAAAAAAGGTTGAGTTGGAAGAATATAGAGTGCATGTGGCATGGCTTGAGGCCTGCCCTGTGTTAGTGGAGCAGGTACGATGGATAGAAGAGGGCATGCCGATTGCATGTGGAACGTTTAAAGTGGAACGACAGAGCATGATATTCGATAACGTTGATATATTTTCTCATCTTGTACAGGCTAAACCAGCTGGTAAAAGAAATCAATATGTTATTCTTCCTAGCTGTGGTGAGATTTGGGCGGTTTATAAGAATTGGAATGCTAATTGGAAGCATTCAGATTTGGAAAATTGTGAGTATGATGTGGTGGAGATTTGTGAATGTACTGATGCTGGCATGAAAGTTAGGCTTTTGATGAAGGTTAGTGGTTATAGATCTATTTTCAAACCTGAAATAGAAGGAAAAGCTGTGACCATGGAGATCCctaatgataaatatattacaTTTTCTCATAAGATACCTGCATTCCGactaacaaatgaaataggaggaaaaCTGCAGGGCTACTGGGAACTGGACACTGCATCTGTACCCGAAATTTTACTGTTCTCAGACAATGAACGATGTCGGAAGTAG
- the LOC135638582 gene encoding NAC domain-containing protein 21/22-like — protein sequence MAMSHLGMVEARLPPGFRFHPRDDELVCDYLERKVSGENGNGGMHGWPVIVDVDLNKCEPWELPEMACVGDKEWYFFNLRDRKYATGQRTNRATRSGYWKATGKDRRVARRGMLVGMRKTLVFYRGRAPKGRKTDWVMHEFRIEPSSNPTNFSFEEGWVLCRVSSKTRGVITKPDVKNYDDDTTSSSLPPLRNTYITFDQAPRSLEGFEQVPCFSNFTAQLAAAAPPVGSPDLSYYDNKFSARPAFDHFPKLNPPNIIQENLESYFGENAVSHMRNPF from the exons ATGGCTATGAGTCACTTGGGCATGGTGGAGGCGAGACTGCCACCAGGGTTCAGATTTCACCCTCGGGATGATGAGCTCGTTTGCGACTACCTGGAGAGGAAGGTGTCCGGGGAGAATGGAAATGGCGGCATGCACGGGTGGCCTGTAATCGTCGACGTTGATCTCAACAAGTGTGAACCATGGGAGCTTCCTG AAATGGCGTGCGTAGGCGACAAGGAGTGGTACTTCTTCAATCTTCGGGACCGTAAGTATGCCACCGGACAGCGAACGAATCGAGCAACTCGATCGGGTTACTGGAAAGCGACCGGGAAGGACCGACGGGTGGCCCGAAGGGGGATGCTCGTGGGCATGAGGAAGACGCTGGTGTTCTATCGAGGCCGAGCTCCCAAGGGTAGGAAAACCGATTGGGTCATGCATGAATTCCGAATCGAACCATCCTCCAACCCTACCAACTTCTCCTTCGAG GAGGGTTGGGTCCTGTGCAGGGTGTCCTCCAAGACCAGAGGAGTGATCACCAAGCCTGATGTCAAGAATTATGATGATGACACAActtcttcctccctccctccGCTCAGGAACACGTACATCACCTTCGACCAAGCGCCGCGTAGCTTAGAGGGGTTCGAGCAAGTGCCCTGCTTCTCCAACTTCACCGCACAGCTTGCTGCTGCAGCTCCTCCTGTGGGTTCACCAGACCTGAGTTATTACGATAACAAGTTCTCCGCAAGGCCTGCCTTCGACCACTTCCCCAAATTGAATCCTCCAAACATAATTCAGGAAAACTTAGAAAGCTACTTTGGTGAAAATGCTGTCTCTCACATGAGGAATCCTTTTTGA
- the LOC135637924 gene encoding uncharacterized protein LOC135637924 — protein MVFISLIHDEMRNLKLLSTGKHKVRVSTQTKIYVSQDTTSTSLSHSLREVDYKQRPPGTANTSKTVPENLALKSGLGEHQSLYPNEQSNFEKDQLAKSSDVETEFTRASGDAERNSRPSTSSSAQSAAAFFGNISLRNDSSILEACESIDRLNQYLKQRKADVEAGVPGQFLHAVIGQAVADVGSVVSTIACAFFLNETQTSSQHCVLPVINTKRADFMAHSELKWLLNSCRVDESSIVFVDEIDLSYHNRFGNLKLVLVNDHKLPPNKEGLKDVPIEMFNCKEVCSESASLEDVTMSQDCSCCTLIAEKYAETSPEILAGQGFSRLLLSGILLDTKNLTGANCTAKDKYMATLLIKGAGRFGCSGLYQLLKYKISDISELQVRDILRRDFKKWSTYSGKHSIPNTGMSSIGISIEELLKHEDSAAKEVIQFQESEKLRLFVIVSGHYDSQKNFKRELLVCTDTPEFMKNFLRFLSTNGTDFPLKSMNLVDLRHELRAFEINNMLTSRRSIEQLLDEFDGALKKRIAFLS, from the exons ATGGTTTTCATCAGTCTGATCCACGACGAGATGAGGAACCTGAAGCTGCTTAGCACCGGAAAGCACAAG GTAAGAGTTTCAACTCAAACGAAGATATACGTCTCACAAGACACCACAAGCACAAGCTTATCACATTCCCTAAGGGAGGTGGATTACAAGCAGAGACCTCCAGGTACAGCCAACACCAGCAAAACAGTGCCGGAAAACCTGGCGTTGAAGTCCGGGCTCGGAGAACACCAATCGTTATATCCAAATGAACAGTCTAATTTTGAGAAGGATCAGTTAGCTAAAAGCTCTGATGTTGAGACAGAGTTCACAAGAGCTTCCGGTGATGCTGAAAGGAATAGTAgaccttctacttcttcttcggcTCAGTCTGCTGCTGCGTTCTTTGGAAACATCTCACTAAGAAATGATTCTTCCATCTTGGAAGCGTGTGAAAGTATTGATAGATTAAACCAATACCTGAAGCAAAGGAAGGCTGATGTCGAAGCCGGTGTCCCAGGACAATTCTTGCATGCTGTGATTGGACAAGCAGTTGCCG ATGTTGGATCGGTTGTTTCTACGATCGCTTGtgcttttttcttgaatgagACTCAAACAAGTAGCCAACACTGCGTGTTGCCGGTCATCAACACCAAGCGTGCAGATTTTATGGCTCACTCCGAGCTCAAATGGTTGCTTAATTCATGTCGAGTTGATGAATCATCCATAGTTTTTGTTGATGAG ATTGACCTTTCGTATCACAATCGGTTTGGAAATCTGAAGCTAGTACTGGTGAATGACCACAAGCTTCCACCCAACAAGGAG GGGCTGAAAGATGTACCAATCGAAATGTTCAACTGCAAAGAG GTTTGCTCTGAAAGTGCTTCTCTTGAAGATGTCACCATGAGTCAG GATTGTTCATGTTGTACTCTCATCGCTGAGAAGTACGCAGAGACATCACCGGAAATCCTAGCAGGGCAGGGATTTAGCAGATTGCTG CTATCAGGAATCCTTTTAGACACAAAGAATCTGACTGGTGCCAACTGCACTGCAAAAGATAAGTACATGGCAACACTCTTGATCAAAGGAGCCGGTCGGTTTGGATGCAGTGGACTTTACCAGCTCT TGAAGTACAAAATATCAGATATATCGGAACTTCAGGTGAGAGATATCCTCCGTAGGGACTTCAAGAAATGGAGTACGTATTCAG GAAAGCATAGCATACCCAACACTGGGATGAGCTCAATTGGTATTTCAATCGAAGAACTTCTTAAGCACGAGGATTCAGCTGCGAAGGAGGTGATTCAATTTCAAG AGTCAGAAAAGCTTCGACTATTTGTGATTGTTTCAGGACACTATGATAGCCAGAAGAATTTTAAG AGGGAGCTCTTGGTTTGTACCGATACGCCAGAGTTTATGAAGAACTTTCTTCGGTTCCTAAGCACCAACGGCACAGATTTTCCACTCAAATCTATGAATTTAGTGG ATCTGAGGCATGAGCTAAGAGCCTTCGAGATCAACAACATGTTGACATCAAGGAGAAGCATCGAGCAGCTCTTGGATGAATTTGATGGTGCATTAAAGAAAAGAATAGCATTCCTTTCATAA
- the LOC103983698 gene encoding CASP-like protein 1E1 — translation MESQFRPGFDVSQGAGGRASKFGDVVAPPSSTLLPGIILRIVAIVLTFISAVVMGAARQTTTVTGIDAETALLTSITVTVKSTYSAAYVYFVVANVLVFFYSVVSLVLSMVNKARLTSMSLPFSIADLLMVVLLFSSNGAAAAISVVAENGQQNLAGWDKICNLVGGLCARVNAAIVLSMLASVAYVILVVFGMANLRRSQ, via the exons ATGGAGTCTCAATTTAGGCCTGGGTTTGATGTGAGCCAAGGGGCTGGCGGTCGGGCATCCAAATTCGGGGACGTGGTTGCTCCGCCGAGCTCAACGCTGCTTCCCGGCATCATCCTCCGCATCGTCGCCATCGTTCTGACCTTCATTTCGGCGGTCGTGATGGGCGCCGCTCGACAAACCACCACGGTCACCGGCATCGACGCTGAAACCGCCTTGCTGACGAGCATCACCGTCACCGTGAAGTCCACCTACTCCGCCGCCTACGT GTACTTTGTGGTGGCCAACGTGCTCGTCTTCTTCTACTCGGTCGTGTCCCTTGTACTATCCATGGTGAACAAAGCTCGACTGACTTCCATGTCGCTACCCTTCTCGATCGCCGACCTGCTCATGGTGGTTCTCCTCTTCTCCAGCAATGGTGCAGCGGCGGCCATCAGTGTTGTGGCGGAGAACGGGCAGCAGAACCTGGCCGGCTGGGACAAGATCTGTAACCTCGTCGGCGGCTTGTGCGCCCGCGTCAACGCCGCCATTGTCCTCTCCATGCTCGCATCGGTGGCTTATGTGATACTAGTCGTGTTTGGCATGGCCAACCTTCGTCGATCTCAGTAA
- the LOC103983700 gene encoding CASP-like protein 1D1 has product MTSTSKDTPESGYAVPPPNLFGVDFGLRLLLLASAVSALVVLVTSKQTESIPTSLPPPFPALISRDAKFQHSPAFIYLLVALSVTCFYSIITMVASFAAITSPSPSPRMLFHLVLSDAVMAGVMASAAGTAGSVAYLGLKGNSHVNWNKVCNVYDKFCRHVGSSAAVSLVASVLLVSLVVLSSYSLYRRCR; this is encoded by the exons ATGACATCCACCAGCAAGGACACGCCGGAGTCCGGCTACGCCGTGCCGCCGCCCAATCTGTTTGGCGTCGATTTCGGTCTGCGGCTGCTCCTGCTTGCATCTGCCGTGTCGGCGCTGGTGGTGTTGGTCACCAGCAAGCAGACCGAGAGCATTCCGACCTCTCTGCCCCCTCCGTTCCCTGCCTTAATCTCTCGTGATGCCAAGTTTCAACACTCTCCGGCGTTCAT ATATCTCTTGGTTGCGCTTTCAGTCACTTGTTTCTACAGCATCATCACCATGGTGGCTTCCTTCGCTGCCATCACAAGCCCTTCTCCATCGCCGAGGATGTTGTTCCATCTCGTTCTCTCCGACGCG GTGATGGCCGGAGTGATGGCTTCAGCCGCCGGCACCGCAGGCTCGGTCGCCTACCTCGGCCTGAAGGGGAACTCTCATGTGAACTGGAACAAGGTCTGCAACGTCTACGACAAGTTCTGCCGGCACGTCGGGAGCTCGGCGGCCGTCTCTCTTGTGGCCTCCGTCCTCCTCGTCTCGCTCGTCGTGCTCTCGTCCTACTCTCTCTACCGTCGTTGCCGCTGA